The nucleotide sequence CTTGATATTCGTTAAAAAGTATAAGTATAAAGAAGGGAATACTCTAATAACTTATCAGAGATGACATATAATATAACAGGGAATCTGCGAAAATTTTTAAAATAACTAGAAGATAAAGTCTAAGTTTTTAGTCTTTGAATTAATTAATTTAAATATTCATTTATGGATTCTCCAGCTGTATAAAATATATTAATTTTTGGATACAACCTTTTTTACATAGGATCTTTGTCACAAAAAGAGAATTTTGGGTTGGATAAGATTAAAATTTTTACAAACCCAATACACTCTTTAGTAATGAAAGCCATTATACTTCACGGCGGTCAGGGGACTAGACTAAGACCTTTAACACACACAGGACCAAAGCAACTCATCAAGATCGCCGGCAAACCCATATCCTTATGGGGCGTTTTATCACTGAGGGATATAGGCATAAGAGACTTTGGGATTATACTTGGGAATAACCACCCAGAAAAGGTGATCGAGTATTATGGTGATGGATCAAAATTCGGCATAAAGGTTACGTATATATATCAGGGAGAGGCAAGAGGTCTAGCTGATGCTATTTACAAGGTAAAAGACTTTGTAAAAGACGATAATTTCATAGTATATTTAGGCGATAACGTGGTTCTTGAGGGGTTAGACAAACTCGTTAGTTTCAACAGTTCAGCATCAATACTCCTTGCAAGGGTGGATAATCCTAACCGTTTTGGTGTAGCTGTTATAAACAACGACAATAAGGTCGTGAGACTGGTCGAGAAACCTAAGGAGAGGATATCTGATTTAGCTCTTGTAGGTGTTTATACGTTTACCCCTGAAATTTTTCATGCAATTGAAAAGATAAAGCCGAGTTGGAGAGGAGAACTTGAGATAACTGATGCAATTCAGGAACTTATTAATGAAGGTAAAGAGGTGTCCTACTCAATCATCAAGGGGTGGTGGAAGGACACTGGAACACCCGATGATCTATTGGAGGCAAATATGATCTTACTCGACAGGTACCTGGAAACTGTGAATAAAGGCAAAGTCGTCGACTCGAGAGTGGAGGGTAGAGTGGTAATAGACGAGGGAAGTGTAGTGGAGAAGTCTGTTATCAGAGGACCAGTGTATGTAGGGAAGAACTGTAAAATAAGGGGTTCTCACATACTGCCCTTTACATCCATTGGCGATAATGTAGTGATCGAGGACTCAGAAGTGTCAAACTCGTTAATAATGGACGATGTTCAAATTAAGGGACTATCCATAACTCAATCATTAATTGGGAGTGGGGCAAGAGTCCTAAAGAAGGAGAATTTACCAACTGGTAGGATATTCATTATAGGTGAGAATTCTTTAGTGGAGGTATAGGTGAGCTAAATTGATCATGGTCACTGGTGGGGCTGGTTTTATTGGTTCTTCTTTTTCACGTGAAGTGAAAAAACCTGTGATCTTTGATCTATTAACATATGCAGGGAGGTTAGAGAACCTAATAGGTGTAGACCATATATTTGTCAAAGGAGATATACGAAATTACAGTCAGTTGGAGGATACTGTAAAGAAATACGATATAAAAATTATTGTAAATTTTTCAGCAGAGACTCATGTTGATAGGTCAATAAATAACGCCCATATATTCTTAGACACTAATGTCTATGGAGTAGTAAACTTGTTAGAAATATGCAGAAGGTATGATACCCGCCTAGTTCAAATCTCAACTGACGAAGTTTACGGAGAACAGGAGAATGCTACAGAGGATTTTCCGCTGAGACCCTCTTCCCCTTACTCTGCATCTAAAGCTTCCGCCGACATGTTCATTTTAGCTTATGTTCGTACCTATGGAGTTGATGCAATAATTATTAGACCATCAAACAATTACGGACCTAGACAACACATCGAGAAGCTAATTCCCAAAACCATTGTCAGGACACTGTTGGGACTTGAAATACCAATCTACGGTAAAGGTGATCAGGAAAGGGATTGGATATATGTTGAAGACACTGCAAAGGTTATCGCTCAATTAGTTGAAACAGGAAAGAAAGGTGAAATTTACAATGTACCAGGGGGTCAGAGGACAACTAATATAAAACTTGTCGAAATGATAGGTGAGTTAATGGGGAGGGAACCTAAGATAAAATTTGTTAAGGATAGACCTGGTCATGACAAAAAATACTCAATGGTTTCCACAAAATTGAGTTACAAAGTTACCCCCTTAAAGGAGGGACTGAGCAAGACAATTAAATGGTACCTGGAAAA is from Sulfolobus acidocaldarius DSM 639 and encodes:
- a CDS encoding glucose-1-phosphate thymidylyltransferase, with the translated sequence MKAIILHGGQGTRLRPLTHTGPKQLIKIAGKPISLWGVLSLRDIGIRDFGIILGNNHPEKVIEYYGDGSKFGIKVTYIYQGEARGLADAIYKVKDFVKDDNFIVYLGDNVVLEGLDKLVSFNSSASILLARVDNPNRFGVAVINNDNKVVRLVEKPKERISDLALVGVYTFTPEIFHAIEKIKPSWRGELEITDAIQELINEGKEVSYSIIKGWWKDTGTPDDLLEANMILLDRYLETVNKGKVVDSRVEGRVVIDEGSVVEKSVIRGPVYVGKNCKIRGSHILPFTSIGDNVVIEDSEVSNSLIMDDVQIKGLSITQSLIGSGARVLKKENLPTGRIFIIGENSLVEV
- a CDS encoding dTDP-glucose 4,6-dehydratase: MVTGGAGFIGSSFSREVKKPVIFDLLTYAGRLENLIGVDHIFVKGDIRNYSQLEDTVKKYDIKIIVNFSAETHVDRSINNAHIFLDTNVYGVVNLLEICRRYDTRLVQISTDEVYGEQENATEDFPLRPSSPYSASKASADMFILAYVRTYGVDAIIIRPSNNYGPRQHIEKLIPKTIVRTLLGLEIPIYGKGDQERDWIYVEDTAKVIAQLVETGKKGEIYNVPGGQRTTNIKLVEMIGELMGREPKIKFVKDRPGHDKKYSMVSTKLSYKVTPLKEGLSKTIKWYLENEWWWRPLLNDEYFLRETSW